The genomic segment GGTAGCCGTTGCGATGCGTCGCGCGATCCTCGGTCCGCTCGCCGCGCTGAGCGCCGATGAGCTCGGAGACCTCGGCCTCCATCAACTCCTGAGCGACGGCCTTGACCGACTCGCGGATCACGTCTGCGTGCTCATCACGAAGCACCTGCCTGACGACCTCCACGATCGTCATCCTGTCCTGACCGGCCATCGCCGGCCTCCCTTCCTCGTCGTTGCGTGAGAACTCCGACGAAGAATGAGCGCCGCGGTGGCCGGACCTACGTCCGTTCCGTCCGACCGGCTCCTACACCAACACTAGGGACGTGACCCGTCAGGCGCTCTGCTCCCCGCAACGGGGGCAGTGCGCCTGCACTCCCTCCGCATTTCCCTCCCATCCGTAAAACGCCTTGGGCCCCCCAGCCGCCCGCCGGGGCCTTCAGCCCGCGAGCGGTCGCTCTCATGCGCGCGTAGGCGCCTCGCGAAAGGCGCGAAACCATCGCGCGTCACCTGACGAAGGCGGTGGGCGAAGGGAAAGCGCAACCGCCCAGCGCTGGCCATGGTCCAGATCGGCGAGGAGGTCACACGCCGCGCTGCGCTCCCGGGACCATCGGGGCCCCGCGGACCATCTGCGTTCGGGATCCCGCGGCCCAGGCGACCGCCGTCGGCGTCCACGAGCGCGCTGCCGACCACCAGCGACAGGTGCGCGGCCGTGTGCAGCGTGCGGCCACTGGCCGACGATGTGGCGGCGGCGTCGGGAACGCCGTGTTCAGATCCAGGCGCGGCGGCGGAAGACGATGTACAGCATCAGCGAGATCGCCACCATCAGGCCCAGCGCATAGACGTAGCCGTAGTACCAGTGCAGCTCGGGCATGTGGTCGAAGTTCATGCCGTAGACGGTGCCGACGACCGAGGGCGCGAAGAGGATCGCGGCCCAGGCCGGGATCTTCTTGACCTCTTCGTTCTGGGTATTGGAGACCTCGCTGAGGCTCTTGGTCTCCAGCGTGAGGTTGACGTTGAGGATGTTCTGCAGCAGTTGGCGGAAGTCGTCGGCCTGCTCCTGCAGGCGCAGCGCGTGGTCCTCGACGTCGCGCAGGTATCGGCGCTCCTCGTCGTCGACGCCGGGGTCGGCCATGAGGCACTCCAGCATGGGAATGAGCGGGCGGATGGCGCACTGGAAGTGGATGACCTCGCGTGTGAGCTCGTAGATGCGGCGCGAGGCGTCGGTGCTGCCGTCGAAGACCTCGTCCTCGATCTCGTCGATGTCGTTCTCGACGCCGGCGACCACGGGCAGATAGTCGTCGACGACGCGGTCCATGATCGCGTGCAGCACCGCCACCGGTCCGCGGCGCAGCAGGTCCGGGCGGCCTTCCAGGTCGCGGCGCACCTCGCCGAGGTCGGGCGCCTCGCTGTGGCGGACGGTGATGACGAACTGCGGGCCGGCGAAAACGTGGACCTCGCCGAACTCGACGGTCTCGGTCTCGTCGATGTAGCGCGCCGGTCTCAGGACGCAGACAGGGTGTCGCCGTAGCGCTCGAGCTTGGGCCGCTGGTGGGCGTTGACCGCGTCCTCGACGGCGAGCTCGTGCAGGTGGAACTCCCGGGTGACCTCGGCGAACTCCTCAAGCGTCGGGCGGTAGAGGCCGATCCACGCGATCCCGTCGCCCTGCAGGCAGGCGTCGGCCAGGTCGGCCAGCTCGCCCGGCTCGGCGACGCGCCGACCATCGCGATAGATGGCGCGATCCACGATCACCGAGCCGAACATACCCGCGGCCCGGAAGTCGGCGTCGTCATCGGTGCGAGATCTGTACGCCGTGGTCCGGGATCTCCATGCGGCCCGCACGGTCCCGGGGCGATCGTGTGGACACCATGTTGTTGCAGTCCCTAACCCCGCGCCGTGCCAGCCGCCGGCGCCGCATGCTGGCCAGTGGCCTGGAGCAGGCGGTGCGCGACGCGCACGTCCAGAGCGGGTACTTCACGAGCCGGATCCCGGTGGCGCGCGACCGGGTGCTGATGTGCGAGCCCGACCTGCTGGCCCTGGCCGGTGTGCTGCGCTCGGGCCGGGATCTGCCGGTCGACGGCCTGGAGGCCGTCCATGCGCTGCTGACCGATGGTGCGGGTCCGCTGTACATCTGGGGCCTGGACCTTCCCGGGGCCGTGGCCGACGTCGAGCGGCGGCTGGGCCTAGCCTAAACGGGCCAGTTCAGATGTGGATCTGGGATCCGAGCGTGACGACGCGCTCGGGCGGCAGGTTGAAGTAGTCCGCGGGGCTGGCCGCGTTGCGCGCCATCGCGACGAAGAGCCGCTTGCGCCAGCGCGGCATGCCGTGCGGGCGGTCGGCGACGATCGTGATGTGCGACAGGAAGTACGTCGCGTGGTACGGGTTGAAGTGGGCCTCGCGCGTCCGCCCGCCCCGGCGCCGGCGGGCCAGCTCGGCCGGGACGTCGAGGCGGTCCTGGTAGCCGAAGCGCAGGGTGATGTGGCTGTAGCCGTCGTCGTCGTAGCCGAGGCCGTCGGTGTGCAGCCGCTCCTCCTCGGGCACGTGCGGCGTGTTGGCCGTCTCGATCGTGAGGATGACGACCTTCTCGGGGATGCCGTGGATCTGCTCGACCCCGACGCGCAGCGCGATCGGGGTCGTGTCGCGGCTCGGGTTCAGGTAGACCGCGACGCCCTGCAGGCGGGTGATCGGCGGGAACCGGTTGTGCATGTGCTCGACGAAGTCCAGCAGCGGCCCCTCGGCCGCGATGCGGGCGGCGGTGACGGCCTCGCGGCCTCGGTCCCACGTCGACAGCGCGGTGAAGACCGCCGCGCCGACGAGCAGGGGGAACCAGCCCCCGTGGAGGATCTTCGTCACGTTGGCGGCGAGGAACAGCACGTCGACGGTGACGAAGGCCAGCACGCCGGCCGCGATGGCCCAGCGCGGCCGGCCCCACAGCAGCCGCGCGACGACGAGGAACAGGATCGAGTCGATGAGCAGCGTGCCCGTCACCGCGATGCCGTAGGCCGTGGCCAGCCGCGCCGAGGACCCGAACCCGATGACGAGCGCGAGGACCGCCGCGAACAGCGCCCAGTTGACCGCGGGCACGTAGACCTGCCCGATCGTCGCGTCGGACGTGTGGCGGATGTTCAGCCGCGGAAGGAACCCGAGCTGCACGGCCTGCCGGGTCACCGAGAATGCGCCGGAGATCACGGCCTGGGAGGCGATGAGGGTGGCCAGCGTCGCCAGCGCGATCATCGGCACCCGGGCCCAGTCAGGGAGCAGCAGGTAGAACGGGTTGGTGATCGCGCCCGGGTCCTGGAGGATCAGGGAGCCCTGGCCCATGTAGTTGATGATCAACGCTGGGAACACCACCCAGAACCATGCCCGGCTGATCGGCTTGCGGCCGAAGTGCCCCATGTCGGCGTACAGCGCCTCGGAGCCGGTGACCGTCAGCACGACGGAGCCGAGCGAGACGAACGCGATGCCCGGGTGGGCGGCGAAGAAGTCCACGGCGTAGTGCGGGGAGAACGCCCGGAGGATCTGGGGGTGGACCGCGAGCTCGGCGACCCCGGCCGCGGCCAGCGCGGCGAACCAGAGCACCATCACCGGGCCGAAGAGCCGTCCGATCGTCTCCGTGCCGTAGCGCTGCAGGAGGAACAGCCCGACGAGCACGGCCAGGGTGACGGGCAGCACGACCGACGAGAGGCTCGGCGCCGCGACCTTGATGCCCTCGACGGCCGAGAGCACCGAGATGGCCGGGGTGATCATGCCGTCGCCGTAGAACAGCGCGACCCCGAACAGGCCGGCGGCGACGAGCGCGGCCTTGATGACGGGCCGGTCCAGCCGCACGCGCCGGATGAGCGCGACGAGCGCCATGATGCCGCCCTCGCCGTCGTTGTCGGCGCGCATGATGAACGTCACGAACTTGACCGAGACGATCAGCGTGATCGACCAGACGACGAGCGAGATGATCCCGTAGACGTCGCCCTGGGTCGCCTTGACCGCCCCGTGGTCGGCCGCGAAGACCGCCTGCAGCGCGTAGAGCGGGCTGGTCCCGATGTCGCCGAACACGACGCCCAGCGCGCCGAGCGCCAGCGCGGCCGCCCCAGGGTGGCGCCGCACCGTCGCCTTGACCGCTTCTGGCATGTCGGGCGGCAGCATAGGCCGCCGCCCGGGGTCGCGGATCCTGCCGGCACGGATGGCGTGCTCGGGGCCGCCGCCGACGACGCTTCTCTGCCCGGATGGCGACCCGCGCGGGTCGCCAGACGCCCAAGTGCCGGTGCGACAAGGCGGCAAGCAGCTGACGGTCTGATTCGGTGTGTCGCGAGCACCACAGCGCGTTTGGTCGAGAAGGGCGATGCCGCGCGTGCAGGCCGCGTGCAGGCACGGCGCCTTGGGGGCGGATGATCTGTCCCCGCGGTGCTTGATCGGGGTGACTGGTCCCGCCTTGAGGGGCCAGACAATCGCCTCTTGGGGCAAGCCAGATCGAATGAGAGCGAGCCGAATGATCCGTTCCGATGCTGCTCGTCTGCCTGGCCGGTGTTGGCTACCGCATCTGGGCGATAGGCCCTGGGAGCGCCGGCGTCTAACGTCCGCGGGCGTTGCTCCGGCCGCGGGAGCCGGAGGAGCGATGCGCGCGTCAGACGGGCCCGAACGACCTCGCCGGAGCAGACGGGAAGCGTTCGGGCTCTCTGACCGGCAGGAGTAGTGTTTGCTCATGACGTCGGCGGCACTTCGCAGGCTTCACAATCCGCGCGAACGCGTCTGTGGTTGTGATCCGCGGTGTTGGTGTCAGCGGACCGCGATCGGCCGGGCCATCAAGTGGTGGTTTCCCGCGCGGTTCTTCGGGATCGCTCACCAGCCGCAGGGCTCGGCGGCGTGGAAGCGCGGCCAGGACGCTGCCACCAAGACGTCTTGACGTCGCGCCCGGGGTGCGTGGGCAGCGATGACCTAGGGCGCAACGGCTGTCGCAGGCAGGACGTAGTAGTACGTGAAGTACGCCGGCGTTTGCCGGCCAAGGGTGGAAGACTCGATCGCGATCCGCTCGACCCACCCTCCCGCCGAGGCGACCTGCACATCGAGTGCGTCGATGTCGGCTCCGTCAACGGCTTCCCGGCGTCTGGCCACATGGCTCCCCGGCAGCGCGACGCCGCCGTGCAGCGGTTGCAGGAGATGAAGATGCGACACGGCGCGGAGGCTACGCCGCCGAAGCGCCTGACAGCGCGCGCCGGACTCGGGCCAGGAGGTCCGGCCGGCTAACTGTGCCCAGAGCACGCCGGCCTGCTGCCCAGACAAGACACCAGGACCTCGGCGGCGGCGTCGTGCCGTCCGCTGGGGCACGGACGCGCTCTGTCCTGACCGCAAACCAAGGAATGGTGATGGTGAACGATGAGCCCGTTCTCTGTCCCCAACTCTGTCCCCGATGTGCCTCTGTCCTCGGTCTTGTCGTCGCCTCGCGGGACGGAACGGGTGCTAGGATCGGCTCTGTAGAGCCAAATCGGATCGAATGAGAGTAAGCGGAATGATCCATTCCTGCGCTCATAATCCGTCTGATGGGGGTTCGAGTCCTCCCCGGCCCATGGCCGTCCTCGGCTTGCTCACCGCATCGCCAACAGATCCAACGCTCTCGGTCTGTTCTGATCTCGACGTTGACCGCCTCCTCTGTGTCGGGCCCACCACCGCACGCCCCTGGCTCCTCCATCTCCTGGGACTGAGTCCGACCACCGAGCCCGTCCTCGTTCCACGTCTCCATGTCGCGAGCGCACCCGAGATGCAGCAGAGCCTGGATGTCGGCCTATGCCGCGTCGCGACCGCGCAGGACGCGCGGACCAGGCCGGATCAGCACCGATGACCTCCGGCCGGGTCGGTGCCGGCGTCCCTCGTATGCGGTGGCGGCCAGCCCCTCTGCCAGCCGCCACCTAGTGTCGTGATGCATTAATTCGTGTGCATGTGGGGAGGGTGTGATCATGCCCTCCTCCGTGCTTGTGCCTGTCGAGTTGTCGGCCGTAGAGCGTGCGCAGTTGGAGTCGTGGACGCGACGGCACACGAGTGCGCAGGCGCTGGCGATGCGGGCGCGGATCGTGCTGCTGGCCGCCGATGGGCTCAACAACACCGAGATCGCCGGTGAGTTGGGGATCCATCGCAATGTCGCGGGCAAGTGGCGCTCGCGCTTTGTCGAGCACCGCCTCGACGGTCTGACTGACGAGCCCAGGCCCGGGCGGCCCAGGACGGTCACCGACGACCAGGTCGAGGAGGTGATCGTCAAGACCCTGGAGACCACGCCCAAGGACGCCACGCACTGGTCGACCAGATCGATGGCCCGCGAGGTCGGGCTGACGCAGTCGGCGGTGCTGCGGATCTGGAAGGCGTTCGGGCTGCAGCCCCACCGCCAGGAGACCTGGAAGCTCTCCAAGGACCCGCAGTTCATCGACAAGGTCCGCGACGTCGTCGGGATCTACCTCAACCCACCCGAGCGCGCGGTGGTGCTCTGTGTCGATGAGAAGTCCCAGATCCAGGTGCTGGACCGCACGGCACCGATCCTGCCCATGCTTCCGGGCACCCCACAGCGCGCCACGCACGACTACAAGCGCTCGGGCACCTCCAGCCTCTACGCCGCGTTGGACATCACCACCGGCAAGGTGATCGGCGCGCTGCACAGCCGCCATCGCGCGATCGAGTTCAAGAAGTTCTTGCAGACCATTGACCGCGAGGTCCCCGCCGACCTCGACATTCACCTGGTCCTCGACAACTCCTCGACGCACAAGACGCCGGCGATCCGCAACTGGCTGGCCGCCCACCCGCGGTTCGTCTTGCACTTCACCCCGACCTCGAGCTCGTGGCTGAATCTCGTCGAGCGCTGGTTACCAAGAAGCTACGCCGCGGCGCACACCGCTCGGTCGCTCAGCTCAACGCCGACATCCGCGCCTGGATCGACACCTGGAACGACGATCCCAAGCCCTTCGACTGGACCAAGACCGCTGACCAGATCCCCGACTCGATCACCCGCAACTGCCACCGAATTAACGAATCACGACACTAGCTTCCGACAAGCGGAAGGTGGGCGTCAAGCTCGATCACCCCGTGCTGCTCGCCGAGGCGCGGGTAACCATCATCGACGGCCTGCTCGCCTCAGCGGTGCTCGTCGGCATCACGCTCAACGCGCTAATCGGGTGGTGGTGGGCCGACCCGATCTCAGCGCTGGTCATCGTCGCCTACAGCGCGGGGGAGTCAGTCCACGCCTGGCCACGGCCCTGACGAGGGGCAAGCAGGGAGCCGCTCGTTCGGACTGACCGCGGCCGCGAACAGCCCAACATCGGCGAGCGGGTCGACTCCATCGTTGCTGCCGAGTCGGACTCCTGACCGGCTCGCAGCCCTGGGGCGATCTCGTCAGATCGACCAGATGCCCGCAGCGGAGGTAGGTGAGGGACGCCACGAGTCCTCGTCAAACGGCTCACCAGACGCCGAGCAGGACGATAGCGACCGCGGCCTCGGCCAGCGCGACTGTGGCTCCGAGGGTGTCGCCGGTACGCCCGCCGAGCCGTCCGCGCGACCACGCGGTGACGAGCACGGCGACGGCGGCGCTCGCCGCGAGTGCGCCCAGCCCGGGACCGATGCCGCCAAGCACGACGGCTGCGGTCACAGCGAGGACCGTGCCGGCCGCCAGGCCAAGAACCCCGACCTCGAAGCCGGACCCGAGGCCGTCGCGTCGGGCCGGCAGCGTAGCCGTTGCGTGCAGCAGCGCGGCCCAGCGACCGGTCGCGGCCATGACGACGAGTGCACGCACCATGTGCGTGCGGTTGAGCCCGGAGACGGCCGCGACAACTAACAACAACCACAACGCGACCGCGAGAACCCCGAACGTCCCCACGGTGGGTTCGCGCATCACGGCCAGGCGGCGTGCGCGGTCGCCGCGAACGCCGAGCCCGTCGGCGCAATCGGCCAGGCCGTCCTGATGCAGCGCGCCGGTGATGACGACGAGCATCACGACCGCGAGGACGGCGGCGACGAGGGGCCCGAGCGGGGGCTCGGCCAGGTAGGACACGACGCCGGCCAGTGCGCCGACGGCCGCGCCGACAGCCGGGAACCATCCCGCCGCCGTCCCCAGTGGCGGGACGGGCTCGCGCAGGCGCACCGGCACGATCGTCAGGAACGTGATCGCCAGGCCAAGCGCGGCAAGGGGTCGCCTCACCGCGGTCCCGACACGCCGGCCTCCGCGAAGGTCGCCATCTCGCGGTGCAGCGCGCCGGCGGCGGCGATCAGCGGGAGCGCGAGCAGCGCGCCGGAGGCCTCGCCGAGCCGTAGCCGGAGGTCGAGCAGGGGCTCCAGCCCGAGCTCGTCGAGTGCGAGGCGGTGGCCCTGCTCGGCCGAGCGGTGGCTGGCCAACACTCCCTCGGCCACGGCGGGGTCGAGCCGCGTGGCGGCCAGGGCGGCCACGGCCGTCGCGTAGCCGTCGAGCAGAACCGGAAGGCGCCGGTGCGTGGCCTCGAGCACGGCGCCGGTCAGCGCGACGAGTTCCAGACCGCCGACGGCGGCTAGCGCCTCACGCACGTGGAGGCCGGCGCCGTGGCGCTCCAGAGCGTCCCGAACGACAGCGCGCTTGCGCTGAAGCCCGGCGGCGTCCACGCCGGTGCCGCGCCCCACGGCGGCGGCCGGGTCCGCGCCGGTCAACGCGCAGAGCAGCGCGGCGGCCGTCGTCGTGTTCCCGATGCCGATCTCCCCGACGGCTAGGCAGCCGACCCCATCGTCGGCGAGTTCGGCCGCCAAGTCGGCGCCCGCCTGCAACGCCGCATCGACCTGTCCGGGGCTCAGCGCCGGACCGGCGAGGAAGTCCGCGGTGCCGGCGGCGACCTTCAGGTCGCGGACGCCGGGCGGCGTCGGACGGGCGAGCCCCACGTCGGCCACGAGCAGGGTATGGCCGCCCTGGCGCGCGAGCACGCCCGCGGCGCTCTCGCTGCGGGCGGTGGCCGCTGCGACCTGCGTCGAGACGTCGCGATCGAAGAGGCTGGTGCCGTGGATGATGTGCCCGTGGTCGGCGGCGCACACCAGGACGCCCGCGCGCAATGCGGGCGGCGGCGCTGCGCCCGTGATGGCCGCCCAGCGCTCGATGAGCGCCTCGAGCGCCCCGAGGCTGCCGGCGGGCTTGATGAGCTGGTCGGAGCGGTCGCGCGCGGCGATCGCCGCGATGCGGTTCGGTCCCCGAGCCGCATCGAGAAGGGGTGCGGCGTCGTCGTCGCGCCAGCGCTCCTCCATGACGACGTCGGCGAGCGGCAGGCGTGCGCCCCAGCCCGCGGATTCCAAGCCCGGCCGGACGGGCCGTTCGTCGGGCCAGCCGAGGCAGAGGTAGGCCAGCGGCTCGACCCGTGCCGGAATGCCCAGCAGCTCACGCAGGTCGGCGGGCCGGTAGAAGCTCACCCAGCCGACACCTACACCTTCGGCGCGGGCGGCCAACCAAAGGTTCTCGATCGCGCAGGCCGTGCTGTAGACGTCGGTCTCGGGGATCGTGCCGCGACCCAAGATCTCGACCCCGGGATCGCCGTGATCGCAGCAGACCACGACGCCGAGCGGCGCCTCGACCACGCCCTCGATCTTCTGGTCCAGGAACTGCCCGGCCTGGGCGTCGAAGCGGTCGGCCTGGCGCAAGCGCTCGCGCTGGGTCAGCCGGCGCACCTCCATTCGCGTGGCCACGTCCCGCACGAGGATCAGCCGCCACGGCTGCATCAACCCGACGGACGGAGCCCGGTGAGCGGCCTCGAGGATCCGCTGCAGCACGTTGGCCGGCACCGGGTCGGGACGGAAGCGGCGGATGTCCCGTCGCTCGGCGATGACCTGATGCACGGCGTCGCGTACCGCATCGGGGTAGCGCCAGCCGGTCGGATCGGCCGCGCGTTCGGCGGCGCGTGAGGCGTCGAAGCCGGACGGCGTCGGCGGTCGGAGCAGGCGGTCCTCGGCATCCACGGCGTCGAACAGTAGAGTGCGCCTGGTACGCGCGGCGGACGAGGAATCCGGTGGAAGTCCGGGACGGTCGCGCCACTGTGACCGGGCCGTCAGGCCTGGGAGTCAGAAACTCGGCCGCTGCGGACCCTTCGATGACGGGACGCCCGATCCCGTGGAGGACACGATGCACCCGGTGATCGCAGCGTGAGACGGCTGGTGGTGGTGCGCCACGCACCGACCGAGGCGACGCGCGCGTTCGCATTCCCGGCCGACGAGCCGCTCGACGACCGCGGTCGGTCTGCGGCGTCGGCGCTCGCAGCGTCGTTGCCGTCGGGCTACGACATCCTGAGCAGCCCCGCACGTCGCTGCCTGGAGACGATCGAGTGCGCCGGGCTGGCGGCGCCGACCGTCGACCCCGCCTTGGCCGAGTGTGACTTCGGATCGTGGGCCGGACAGAGCCTCGACACGTTGACCGCGACCGATCCCGACGCGGTCCGCGCTTGGATGACCGACCCCGGCGCGGCGCCGCACGGCGGCGAGAGCCTCGTCGAGTTCGCAGAGCGCATCGCCCGCTGGCTCGACGATCAGGCGCAGCGAGACGGCAGCGCTGTGGTCATCACCCACGGCGGCGTCGCCAAGGCCGCGGTCGTCCACGCGCTCGGCGCGCCGCTTGAGGCGTTCTGGCGCATCGACGTCGCCCCGCTCGCCGTCACCGAGTTGCACGCGCACGACGGGCGCTGGACGCTGACGCGCACCAACACCACCTCTCCGACGGCGGCAGCGGCGTGATTGCCGTGGCCCTCGCGGGCGGATACGCCGCCGACCTGGTGCTCGGCGACCCCCAGCGCGGCCATCCCGTCGCGGGCTTCGGCCGCCTGGCCCAGCGAATTGAGGCGATGACCTACGCGCCGTCGCGCGCTCGGGGCGCCGCCTACGCCACCGCGCTCGTCGGCGGCGCGGCCGCCGTCGGCGGCCTGGCCGGCCGCCGGCTCGGCCGGGACGCCGCGTTGGCGGCCGCGACCTGGATCGCGCTTGGTGGCCGCTCGCTCACGCGCGTCGCCGCCCGGCTGGCCGACGAGGTCGAACGCGGCGACCTCACCGCCGCCCGCGCGACGCTGCCCTCGCTCTGCGGCCGCGACCCCGAGGCGCTCGACGCCGACCGACTCGTGCGCGGGGCTCTCGAGTCGGTCGCGGAGAACACGGCCGACGCCGTCGTCGGCGCGCTCGTCTGGGGCGCGGCGGCGGGG from the Baekduia soli genome contains:
- a CDS encoding histidine phosphatase family protein, which encodes MRRLVVVRHAPTEATRAFAFPADEPLDDRGRSAASALAASLPSGYDILSSPARRCLETIECAGLAAPTVDPALAECDFGSWAGQSLDTLTATDPDAVRAWMTDPGAAPHGGESLVEFAERIARWLDDQAQRDGSAVVITHGGVAKAAVVHALGAPLEAFWRIDVAPLAVTELHAHDGRWTLTRTNTTSPTAAAA
- a CDS encoding cobalamin biosynthesis protein, encoding MALAGGYAADLVLGDPQRGHPVAGFGRLAQRIEAMTYAPSRARGAAYATALVGGAAAVGGLAGRRLGRDAALAAATWIALGGRSLTRVAARLADEVERGDLTAARATLPSLCGRDPEALDADRLVRGALESVAENTADAVVGALVWGAAAGPAGVLGYRAANTLDAMVGHRSARYREFGWASARLDDLLNLPVARVCALLTVACSPLVGGSPSAAARTAWNDGRHHPSPNAGRVEAAFAGALTVRLGGPLAYGRVAEERPTLGDGRAPTVADLRRAIRLSHAVGAAALLTCAVLR
- the cobS gene encoding adenosylcobinamide-GDP ribazoletransferase; the protein is MRRPLAALGLAITFLTIVPVRLREPVPPLGTAAGWFPAVGAAVGALAGVVSYLAEPPLGPLVAAVLAVVMLVVITGALHQDGLADCADGLGVRGDRARRLAVMREPTVGTFGVLAVALWLLLVVAAVSGLNRTHMVRALVVMAATGRWAALLHATATLPARRDGLGSGFEVGVLGLAAGTVLAVTAAVVLGGIGPGLGALAASAAVAVLVTAWSRGRLGGRTGDTLGATVALAEAAVAIVLLGVW
- the cobT gene encoding nicotinate-nucleotide--dimethylbenzimidazole phosphoribosyltransferase gives rise to the protein MDAEDRLLRPPTPSGFDASRAAERAADPTGWRYPDAVRDAVHQVIAERRDIRRFRPDPVPANVLQRILEAAHRAPSVGLMQPWRLILVRDVATRMEVRRLTQRERLRQADRFDAQAGQFLDQKIEGVVEAPLGVVVCCDHGDPGVEILGRGTIPETDVYSTACAIENLWLAARAEGVGVGWVSFYRPADLRELLGIPARVEPLAYLCLGWPDERPVRPGLESAGWGARLPLADVVMEERWRDDDAAPLLDAARGPNRIAAIAARDRSDQLIKPAGSLGALEALIERWAAITGAAPPPALRAGVLVCAADHGHIIHGTSLFDRDVSTQVAAATARSESAAGVLARQGGHTLLVADVGLARPTPPGVRDLKVAAGTADFLAGPALSPGQVDAALQAGADLAAELADDGVGCLAVGEIGIGNTTTAAALLCALTGADPAAAVGRGTGVDAAGLQRKRAVVRDALERHGAGLHVREALAAVGGLELVALTGAVLEATHRRLPVLLDGYATAVAALAATRLDPAVAEGVLASHRSAEQGHRLALDELGLEPLLDLRLRLGEASGALLALPLIAAAGALHREMATFAEAGVSGPR
- a CDS encoding potassium transporter Kup is translated as MPEAVKATVRRHPGAAALALGALGVVFGDIGTSPLYALQAVFAADHGAVKATQGDVYGIISLVVWSITLIVSVKFVTFIMRADNDGEGGIMALVALIRRVRLDRPVIKAALVAAGLFGVALFYGDGMITPAISVLSAVEGIKVAAPSLSSVVLPVTLAVLVGLFLLQRYGTETIGRLFGPVMVLWFAALAAAGVAELAVHPQILRAFSPHYAVDFFAAHPGIAFVSLGSVVLTVTGSEALYADMGHFGRKPISRAWFWVVFPALIINYMGQGSLILQDPGAITNPFYLLLPDWARVPMIALATLATLIASQAVISGAFSVTRQAVQLGFLPRLNIRHTSDATIGQVYVPAVNWALFAAVLALVIGFGSSARLATAYGIAVTGTLLIDSILFLVVARLLWGRPRWAIAAGVLAFVTVDVLFLAANVTKILHGGWFPLLVGAAVFTALSTWDRGREAVTAARIAAEGPLLDFVEHMHNRFPPITRLQGVAVYLNPSRDTTPIALRVGVEQIHGIPEKVVILTIETANTPHVPEEERLHTDGLGYDDDGYSHITLRFGYQDRLDVPAELARRRRGGRTREAHFNPYHATYFLSHITIVADRPHGMPRWRKRLFVAMARNAASPADYFNLPPERVVTLGSQIHI